The sequence GTCTTTGATCTCCCGCTTCGCCTTGCACTTGACGCAATAGGCTTCTGCTGCCAACTGTGCTACCTCCGTTCGGCCCGCCTATTCCGTCGGGCGCTCCCGATTCCCCCTGGCGAGCATCTCTTGCACGGGCGTGGCCAGGGCGTGATGGAGCCGGCGATGCACGAGCCGATCTTCGAGACCCGGGAGCGAATCGAGGTTGCGCGAACCGGCCGCGGCTTCGAAGCCGTCGCCGGCGGCCTGTGGTGCAGCGGCAGCTTGAGCGCGCTAGCGCACCCTTGTGTTGCGATCGTCGGGACGCGCGCCGCGACGGCGTACGGACCGCGGCGTGGCTCGGCGTTGGGCGGCCGAGCTGGGTCGTGCGGGCTGCTGCATCGTCTCCGGATTGGCGCTTGGAATCGACGCTGCCGCGCACGAAGGAGCCTTGGACGCGAGGGCTCCGACGGTCGGCGTCATCGGCGGCGGGCACCGCCGTTTCTTTCCAGGGCGTAACCTGGAACTCGCCGAGCGGATGCTGGCTGCGGGCGGCGCGGTTCTCTCGCCCTATCCGCCCGGCGAACCGGCCCGGCCGGGTCAGTTTTTGCAGCGTAACGGCATCGTCGCCGCGCTCAGCGACGCGGTCCTCGTGGTCGAAGCCCCCGAGCGCAGCGGCGCCCTAAACACCGCCGGCTGGGCCGCCGGGCGGATACCCGT comes from Candidatus Cybelea sp. and encodes:
- a CDS encoding DNA-processing protein DprA, which codes for MARRWAAELGRAGCCIVSGLALGIDAAAHEGALDARAPTVGVIGGGHRRFFPGRNLELAERMLAAGGAVLSPYPPGEPARPGQFLQRNGIVAALSDAVLVVEAPERSGALNTAGWAAGRIPV